The following proteins are encoded in a genomic region of Streptosporangiales bacterium:
- a CDS encoding sugar isomerase domain-containing protein — MTEGNPLSGYDQAAAVRVMRDAVDRIVDSQRDAVSAAALLCADALASGGILQAFGTGHSQSFAMEIAGRAGGFVAANKLALKQLVMRGAATPDEIVNPQAERSVEFAQRLWQLHDIAQADVFLIASNSGGNAATVEMARLAKENGNPVIAVTSMNHTAAITSTHPSGSRLFEMADVVVDNCGVVGDCEIALPEGTTITPASTVTGALIAQMIVTETCGLLLARGAEVPVLTSVNVSEGKARNDALEARYGTRVMKNEP; from the coding sequence ATGACCGAAGGTAACCCCCTTTCCGGCTACGACCAGGCCGCCGCCGTGCGTGTGATGCGCGACGCCGTCGACCGGATCGTCGACAGCCAGCGCGACGCGGTGTCTGCGGCGGCCCTGCTGTGCGCGGACGCGCTGGCGTCCGGCGGCATCCTGCAGGCGTTCGGCACCGGGCACTCGCAGTCGTTCGCCATGGAGATCGCCGGCCGGGCGGGCGGTTTCGTCGCCGCCAACAAGCTGGCGCTCAAGCAGTTGGTGATGCGCGGCGCGGCGACGCCGGACGAGATCGTCAACCCGCAGGCGGAGCGCAGCGTCGAGTTCGCACAGCGGCTGTGGCAGCTGCACGACATCGCTCAGGCAGACGTCTTCCTGATCGCGTCCAACTCCGGCGGCAACGCGGCCACGGTCGAGATGGCGCGCCTGGCCAAGGAGAACGGCAACCCGGTCATCGCCGTCACGTCGATGAACCACACCGCAGCGATCACATCGACGCACCCGTCCGGGTCGCGGTTGTTCGAGATGGCCGACGTAGTGGTCGACAACTGCGGTGTGGTCGGCGACTGCGAGATCGCGCTGCCCGAGGGCACGACCATCACCCCGGCGTCCACGGTGACGGGCGCGCTCATCGCCCAGATGATCGTCACCGAGACGTGCGGCCTGTTGCTCGCCCGCGGCGCCGAGGTGCCGGTGCTCACCTCCGTGAACGTGTCGGAGGGCAAGGCACGCAACGATGCGCTCGAAGCCAGGTACGGCACCCGCGTGATGAAGAACGAGCCCTGA
- a CDS encoding UTRA domain-containing protein translates to MEAKQRPSRVVEVRARLLDLVERLPVGSALPGERSLAAQWSVARMTLRRAVDELVLDGLLERRHGSGTYVAQPKVSRPLGLLSFSADLRRRGFATRSRVVELRHLRATVQVARQLRIPVGDDVVRLTRVRLVDGIPMCVEALSIPGQLVPGLREEDLSGSWYELLRRRYGIEVLTGSLTVEPVLPDPCDAELLDIPTDQPCLLSTVITYDRRGRIIEQGTSLARGDRYRLAVELHPQFGPTHQVRRGA, encoded by the coding sequence GTGGAGGCGAAGCAACGACCCAGTCGCGTCGTCGAGGTCCGCGCGCGCCTGCTCGATCTCGTCGAACGGCTACCCGTCGGCAGTGCCCTGCCCGGCGAGCGGAGCCTCGCCGCGCAGTGGAGCGTGGCGCGGATGACGCTGCGGCGTGCGGTGGACGAGCTGGTGCTCGACGGCCTGCTCGAGCGCAGGCACGGCAGCGGCACGTACGTCGCGCAGCCCAAGGTGTCGCGGCCGCTCGGCCTGCTCTCGTTCTCCGCCGACCTGCGCCGCCGCGGCTTCGCCACCAGGTCGCGGGTGGTCGAGCTGCGGCACCTGCGGGCCACGGTGCAGGTGGCCAGGCAGCTGCGGATCCCCGTCGGCGACGACGTCGTGCGCCTGACCAGGGTGCGGCTGGTCGACGGCATCCCGATGTGCGTGGAGGCGCTGAGCATCCCCGGCCAGTTGGTACCCGGGCTGCGTGAGGAGGACCTGAGCGGCTCCTGGTACGAGCTGCTGCGCCGCCGCTACGGCATCGAGGTGCTGACCGGCAGCCTCACCGTCGAACCTGTGCTCCCCGACCCGTGCGACGCCGAACTGCTCGACATCCCGACCGACCAACCGTGCCTGCTGAGCACGGTGATCACCTACGACCGACGGGGCCGCATCATCGAACAGGGCACCTCGCTGGCCCGCGGCGACCGCTACCGGTTGGCCGTGGAGCTGCACCCGCAGTTCGGCCCGACGCACCAGGTGCGCCGTGGCGCCTGA